One region of Metallosphaera sedula DSM 5348 genomic DNA includes:
- a CDS encoding DNA-directed RNA polymerase subunit F, translating into MSSIQIIEEDYVPYSVAKEILKEAIESGSSSSILQKTFEYLNSLEKCSAENARKLMEELKGMISKKEVMAMISSLCPDNPDGLRAILTLEGKTFSQEELEKILDLIKRYRNN; encoded by the coding sequence ATGTCCTCTATCCAGATCATTGAGGAAGATTACGTTCCCTACTCGGTGGCCAAGGAGATTCTAAAGGAGGCCATTGAGTCAGGATCTTCCTCCTCCATTCTACAGAAGACCTTCGAATACCTTAACTCTCTAGAGAAGTGCAGCGCTGAAAACGCGCGGAAACTCATGGAGGAGCTTAAGGGAATGATCTCCAAGAAGGAGGTTATGGCAATGATAAGCAGTCTTTGCCCCGACAACCCCGATGGCCTTAGGGCTATCCTCACCCTAGAGGGTAAGACGTTTTCACAGGAGGAACTTGAAAAAATTCTAGATTTAATAAAAAGATACAGAAACAACTGA
- a CDS encoding DUF655 domain-containing protein, whose protein sequence is MSKRGPRERYVYVLDHLREGNPLDKHKWHKNKPLVQVIGEDYFILMEAFPLTEQIQIEERIDRDQEPPVLKVDVLIDYEDLTSLAKDNLGKILEKIVTAKESQFVNFFNKAEPLTLKLHALELLPDIGKKTLRTILEERKRLPFSSFADIETRVGIKNVKEILVKRLLIEIKREDKYFLFVYPGESERGIEGERKPQEQKYIGYLERLKQG, encoded by the coding sequence ATGAGTAAGAGAGGGCCTAGGGAGCGCTACGTTTATGTGTTAGACCACCTTAGGGAAGGAAATCCGCTGGATAAGCACAAGTGGCATAAGAACAAGCCCCTGGTACAGGTCATAGGTGAGGATTACTTCATTCTAATGGAGGCTTTCCCGTTAACTGAACAGATTCAGATAGAGGAGAGGATAGATAGGGATCAGGAACCCCCCGTACTCAAGGTCGATGTCCTCATTGATTACGAGGACCTTACCTCGCTTGCCAAGGATAATCTGGGAAAGATCCTGGAGAAGATAGTTACGGCAAAGGAGAGTCAATTTGTCAACTTCTTCAATAAGGCCGAGCCTCTAACCCTGAAACTTCATGCCCTTGAGCTTCTCCCAGACATAGGGAAGAAGACTCTGAGAACAATCCTGGAGGAGCGAAAACGCCTCCCCTTCTCCAGCTTTGCAGACATAGAGACGAGGGTGGGAATTAAGAACGTGAAGGAGATACTCGTGAAGAGGTTGCTCATAGAGATTAAGAGGGAGGACAAGTATTTCCTTTTCGTGTATCCAGGTGAGTCCGAAAGGGGGATTGAGGGAGAGAGGAAGCCTCAGGAGCAGAAATATATAGGCTACTTAGAAAGATTAAAGCAGGGATGA
- a CDS encoding 16S ribosomal RNA methyltransferase A translates to MNYSQNFLVDQEIISRIVGYASELRPLIEIGCGKGNLSRFLNPDVCIELDSRLLPFLSQYNPVQGDARKLPVSRGQIVSSLPYSITSDFFVEVSRLDSFPRLLLVLQEDFVNKILDYPTFLSFLLNYYYRISELMVIPPKAFRPVPKVFSSLVLLERRRNYNEIVTEIIKCLSSYRNKTLKNASQLCGLSSTETRRVRDFKPWMVTELLGSVGISSA, encoded by the coding sequence ATGAATTATTCACAGAATTTTCTGGTAGATCAAGAAATAATTTCTCGTATTGTGGGTTATGCTTCTGAATTGAGGCCCCTCATAGAGATAGGATGTGGGAAGGGGAATCTCTCCAGGTTTCTAAACCCCGACGTCTGTATTGAGCTGGATTCTCGCCTACTTCCCTTTCTTTCCCAGTATAACCCTGTTCAGGGAGACGCTAGAAAGCTTCCAGTGTCCAGGGGACAGATAGTTTCCTCGCTTCCATACTCCATAACCTCAGATTTTTTCGTCGAAGTTTCAAGGCTGGACTCATTCCCTAGGCTTCTCCTTGTTCTACAGGAGGATTTCGTGAATAAGATACTGGATTACCCGACCTTTCTATCCTTTCTCCTGAATTATTATTACAGGATTAGCGAGCTCATGGTGATCCCGCCCAAGGCATTTAGGCCCGTACCCAAGGTTTTCTCATCCTTGGTTCTCCTCGAAAGGAGGAGGAATTACAACGAGATAGTGACTGAGATAATAAAATGTTTGAGCAGTTATAGAAACAAGACCTTGAAAAATGCCTCGCAACTGTGCGGTTTAAGCTCAACTGAAACTAGAAGGGTGAGGGACTTCAAGCCATGGATGGTTACAGAGTTATTGGGTTCGGTGGGTATAAGCTCTGCGTGA
- a CDS encoding HemK2/MTQ2 family protein methyltransferase, translated as MDGYRVIGFGGYKLCVNEEVYEPAEDSEILASILDVKPGEKVIDVGSGSGILGIVAGRMGASVISIDVNPYATEATLCSSKLNHVNIEVINCDSVTCLRGFRVDALIFNPPYLPVEETSSWIGYSWSGGKGGTEVLIRVMSEVNARSYYFVYSSFTDEEEIDRFLKSRGLEINKVKERVIGFEVLKAVKVVAKGYTGGA; from the coding sequence ATGGATGGTTACAGAGTTATTGGGTTCGGTGGGTATAAGCTCTGCGTGAATGAGGAGGTTTATGAGCCAGCGGAGGACTCTGAGATTCTAGCCTCTATTCTGGACGTAAAACCGGGAGAAAAAGTGATAGATGTGGGCTCAGGAAGCGGGATATTGGGGATAGTTGCAGGCAGGATGGGAGCCTCTGTCATCTCAATAGACGTGAACCCCTACGCCACAGAGGCGACCCTATGTTCCTCGAAGTTAAATCACGTGAATATTGAGGTGATAAATTGCGATTCGGTTACGTGTTTGAGGGGGTTCAGGGTTGATGCCTTGATATTCAATCCGCCCTATCTACCCGTGGAGGAGACATCTAGCTGGATAGGATATAGCTGGTCCGGGGGAAAGGGAGGGACTGAGGTCCTCATAAGGGTAATGAGCGAAGTCAACGCAAGGAGTTACTATTTTGTGTACTCTAGCTTCACAGATGAGGAGGAGATAGACAGGTTCCTCAAGTCTCGTGGTTTAGAAATAAATAAAGTCAAAGAAAGGGTAATCGGGTTTGAGGTTCTCAAGGCGGTGAAGGTAGTTGCTAAGGGTTATACTGGTGGAGCCTGA
- the trmJ gene encoding tRNA (cytidine-2'-O-)-methyltransferase TrmJ: MLRVILVEPEGEYNVGFVARLCKNFEVDQLYIVNPRCDLNKALEFSAKGRDFMEKVVVTSTLEEALRDLDLKISTSSIADSKGDMLRKSMPPWEIVKLMENRKTGLVFGRESVGLTREEILMTDIMVHIPANRSYPVLNLSHAVGIVLYEIWKSTHLRGGETGPAPSQETLSLVDKYVKTLYDAIKRSNGDEAMYIATKRSLLRGIRDEEEGRAVVRFLRKVYMRMIHSNE, encoded by the coding sequence TTGCTAAGGGTTATACTGGTGGAGCCTGAAGGGGAATATAACGTAGGATTTGTAGCGAGATTATGTAAGAACTTTGAAGTCGATCAACTATACATAGTTAATCCCAGGTGTGACCTCAACAAGGCCTTGGAGTTCTCGGCAAAGGGAAGAGATTTCATGGAGAAGGTAGTAGTTACCTCAACCCTGGAGGAGGCGCTGCGTGACTTGGATCTAAAGATATCCACATCTAGTATTGCCGATTCTAAGGGAGATATGTTACGAAAGTCCATGCCTCCCTGGGAGATCGTCAAATTGATGGAAAATAGGAAGACAGGTTTAGTGTTTGGCAGGGAGAGCGTGGGCTTAACGAGGGAGGAGATATTAATGACAGATATCATGGTTCACATCCCAGCCAATAGAAGCTACCCAGTCCTCAATCTGTCTCATGCTGTTGGAATAGTTCTCTATGAGATCTGGAAGTCCACCCATCTGCGTGGAGGCGAGACCGGTCCTGCTCCTTCCCAGGAGACATTGAGCCTAGTTGATAAGTACGTGAAGACCCTTTACGACGCGATCAAGAGGTCTAACGGAGATGAAGCAATGTATATTGCAACCAAGAGGTCACTACTGCGGGGCATTAGGGACGAGGAAGAGGGGAGAGCAGTGGTTAGGTTCCTTAGAAAGGTCTACATGAGAATGATCCATAGCAATGAATGA
- a CDS encoding 30S ribosomal protein S3ae → MSARSGAKGSAGALKDKWKMKKWFSIYSPKVFGEVSLGSTPAFDVSQTMGRKVETTLYDLTGDFSTVYVHLYFKVVRNEGERLFTEFAGHELSRDYVRSLVRRKSSKINKVVDITTKDGFTLRVKTLALTAYRVHREQATTIRKIMEDVVKKTAEGKTFDEFVQEMIFGNLANNIFNEAKKIAPLRKAEIEKSKVLFAPLIKEGKQTVESSAPGSG, encoded by the coding sequence ATGTCAGCTAGATCAGGTGCCAAGGGTAGTGCTGGTGCACTTAAAGATAAGTGGAAGATGAAGAAATGGTTCTCAATATATTCACCTAAGGTATTTGGAGAAGTATCCTTGGGTTCTACCCCAGCCTTTGACGTATCACAGACCATGGGCAGGAAAGTGGAGACTACGCTTTACGACCTGACAGGAGACTTCAGCACGGTATACGTTCACCTTTACTTTAAGGTTGTGAGGAATGAGGGAGAAAGGCTTTTCACTGAATTTGCTGGTCACGAACTCTCAAGGGATTATGTGAGGTCTTTGGTAAGGAGAAAGAGTTCCAAGATTAACAAGGTGGTAGACATAACCACTAAGGATGGCTTCACACTTAGGGTTAAGACTTTGGCCTTAACGGCCTACAGGGTTCACAGGGAACAGGCTACTACCATTAGGAAGATCATGGAGGATGTGGTTAAGAAGACGGCAGAGGGTAAGACCTTCGATGAATTCGTTCAGGAAATGATATTCGGGAATTTAGCAAATAATATATTCAATGAGGCAAAGAAAATAGCTCCTCTTAGGAAGGCCGAGATAGAGAAGTCCAAGGTTCTCTTTGCACCCCTTATTAAGGAGGGTAAGCAAACCGTTGAAAGTAGTGCTCCTGGCAGCGGGTAA
- the spn gene encoding bifunctional sugar-1-phosphate nucleotidylyltransferase/acetyltransferase: MKVVLLAAGKGERLEPITHTRPKPFVPVLGETLIERNLRIVKDIVKDPDIFVVIPEEYPREYENFFSRLQGVRLVKQGERKGTGGALQYIPKFSDDEVVIFYGDVYTTRNSVERLISEPGNAMLGIEVPNPSEYGSLQIDGEGNLRGIVEKSPNPPSKVINGGIYKLSSSILDLVDSLEISPRGEYEFTDALTAFAKTHKVKVVKSNDFWRDVGKPWDVIDINKAELDSIPGRIEGELEENVKIVGKVIIEEGAKVLSGTRIEGPVFIGKNCVVGPNAYLRPYTLLTGNVKIGSFVEIKESVVMEGTKIPHLSYVGDSVISEDVNFGAGTLVANLRFDEKEVFMNIKGKRQGTGRKKMGTVVGGHVRTGINVSILPGIKIGAYAMIYPGAVVNRDVNRGEFYKG, translated from the coding sequence TTGAAAGTAGTGCTCCTGGCAGCGGGTAAAGGAGAAAGACTGGAACCCATTACCCATACCAGGCCTAAGCCCTTTGTTCCCGTTCTCGGCGAAACCCTTATTGAGAGGAATTTAAGGATTGTCAAGGATATTGTGAAAGATCCTGATATTTTTGTAGTAATCCCTGAGGAGTATCCTCGCGAGTATGAGAATTTCTTTTCGCGATTGCAGGGAGTAAGGCTCGTGAAACAGGGCGAAAGAAAGGGAACGGGAGGCGCTCTTCAGTATATTCCTAAATTCTCCGATGACGAGGTTGTCATTTTTTACGGTGACGTATACACCACTAGGAACTCCGTGGAGAGGTTGATATCTGAGCCAGGTAATGCCATGCTTGGTATTGAAGTTCCCAATCCCAGCGAATACGGATCTCTTCAAATTGATGGGGAAGGGAACCTTCGAGGAATCGTGGAGAAAAGTCCTAACCCACCCTCTAAGGTGATTAATGGAGGAATCTATAAGCTGTCATCGTCAATCTTAGATTTGGTGGACTCCCTGGAGATCTCTCCCAGGGGAGAGTATGAGTTTACTGACGCTCTTACGGCCTTCGCCAAGACACATAAGGTAAAGGTGGTTAAGAGCAATGATTTCTGGAGGGATGTGGGAAAGCCCTGGGATGTCATTGACATAAATAAGGCTGAACTGGACTCAATTCCAGGTAGAATAGAAGGGGAATTGGAGGAAAATGTTAAGATAGTAGGAAAAGTGATCATTGAAGAGGGAGCTAAGGTCCTATCTGGTACAAGGATAGAGGGACCTGTATTCATAGGTAAGAACTGTGTAGTGGGACCTAATGCCTATCTAAGGCCCTACACCCTTCTCACTGGTAACGTGAAGATAGGGTCATTCGTGGAGATTAAGGAATCGGTAGTAATGGAGGGGACAAAGATTCCTCACCTGAGTTACGTTGGGGATAGCGTGATCTCAGAGGACGTTAATTTTGGGGCCGGTACATTAGTGGCGAACTTAAGGTTTGATGAGAAGGAGGTCTTCATGAATATTAAGGGAAAGAGACAGGGAACTGGCAGGAAAAAGATGGGAACTGTAGTGGGGGGACATGTAAGAACAGGGATAAACGTGTCCATTCTGCCTGGAATAAAGATCGGGGCTTACGCCATGATTTATCCAGGAGCAGTGGTAAACAGGGACGTGAACAGGGGAGAATTCTATAAGGGGTAG